TCATCGTCTGTTAAGGAAACATCCTGAACTTCGTTATAATGTTTCAATTTAAAGCAGCGCTGACAAACGATGGTCTCCTTTTCCAGAGCTGATTTAGGGGCAAAGCCCAATTCCTTCGGATCTTCAGTCTGGACCTTCACACCGCAGCCGATGCACACTAATTCTTGATGATTGTTCAATTGTGATCCTCCCATTCTATCATTCCTTTTCGTTTAAAAAACGCCATGATCTTTCTTTCAAAATAACGATTGATCCTTGTTCTGAATTCGTCGGTTTGTGCTACAGGGAGCACTAAGATCGTATGAAACCCGCCTCTGTTCCCTCCCAATACATCCGTCAATAACTGATCGCCGATTACCACCGTTTCTTCCAATTTCAATCCCATTGCCTTACGGGCTTTATGGAAAGCTCTTGCCATCGGTTTTCTGGCCTGGAAGATAAACGGAATGTGAAGCGGATCGGAAAAAGCCCGAACCCGATTTTCATTATTATTGGACACAATCGTCACTAAAATCCCATGATCCCGCATATTGTCGAACCATTTGATTAAATCGGGGGTGGCAGTTGGTCTGTCCCATTCAACGAGAGTATTATCCAAATCGGTAATGACTCCCTTAATGCCTCTTTTTTTCAATTCTTGAGGATCTATATTAAAAATGCTTTTAACATGTTCACTCGGCAAAAATAATTTAAGCATATTGACACCTCTATATTTTCGTTAAAATTTACCGTCTCCATCATATCGAATTTTCAGCACACTTTCAAAAAAAATTAGGAAAGAAGGGCTGACGGTAAAGAAACATCATAATGTATGTTTTCTGATATGGAAAGGCATTTTTCATTAAATAATGGGAAATTTGCAGGCTGACCAGAACAAAAGAACTAATTATTCATAAAAGATTTCGACAAAAAATTCATTTATTCAATCTGTGGATAACTTTACTAACATTTTCCATACTGATGTGCACCATTTCGCTCACCTTGTAAACAACTTAACCACAAGTTATCCACTTTCAACTGTGGATAACAGAACGATTGTTCTCCACGTTTATTTCTGATACAGTAGGGGTACATCAAGGAAGACTTATCATTATATGCAAGAAAACACCAAATTATTACTCGCAATCCCAATTGGAGGTGAGCAGCCGCAAATGGCGTTCTGATGCAAAAACTATCTGATGACCTGTTGCTTGAATCCTATTTTAAAGCACAGAATTTAAAGTTGAGTACCGATTTCATCCGCCTCATAGAAACGGAAATTCATCGAAGATCCCTAACACATAAAATCCGATCAATATTTTAATATGAAATACATAGGCTGACATCAAATGTCAGCCTCTTATTTTCATTTGAAGTTAGACGGCTCTCATGAATCCGATTGTTTCACCCACACGGACATCTGCGGGAATGGATATGTTTCCTTCAAGTTCAAAACTTCCTTTTTCAAAAAGAAGAACCACTGTGGACCCAAAGCTGAAATAAGAAAATTCCTGTCCTTTTTCCAATTCATCCGATTCATCAGTAATGACGATCGAATTTATGAACATGGCCCCGACTTTCACCATTGCCAGACTTCCCGCTTCATTTTGAAGTTCAGTTATTGTCCGGTAATTTTTTGATAAAGGCTCTTTTCCATATTTCATCCCCCATTTATTAACGGGGTACGATTTCCTTCCAAGGGTCCAACGTTTGACCACGGAACCCTTGATTGGTGCATGAATCCTATGGTAATGACTCGGGCTTAAGTATAACACGAGATATTTTCCCCCTAAGTACTTTTCCAAACAAAGCTCATCCCCAAGCATTTCCCCCATTGAATATACCTTTCCCTTAACGACGATATTTTTATCAGCGCGTATCTCCCCTGAATCCTCAAGAACACCGTCCACAGGACAAGCTACCGCAGAAG
The DNA window shown above is from Peribacillus sp. FSL P2-0133 and carries:
- a CDS encoding sporulation histidine kinase inhibitor Sda — encoded protein: MQKLSDDLLLESYFKAQNLKLSTDFIRLIETEIHRRSLTHKIRSIF
- a CDS encoding YqeG family HAD IIIA-type phosphatase produces the protein MLKLFLPSEHVKSIFNIDPQELKKRGIKGVITDLDNTLVEWDRPTATPDLIKWFDNMRDHGILVTIVSNNNENRVRAFSDPLHIPFIFQARKPMARAFHKARKAMGLKLEETVVIGDQLLTDVLGGNRGGFHTILVLPVAQTDEFRTRINRYFERKIMAFFKRKGMIEWEDHN
- a CDS encoding phosphatidylserine decarboxylase; this translates as MFQSLYRVLIELTNGQYSSGLLKHFSQSRWSRPLILLYVKTFNLNQQEFGKEVKAYTNLHELFTRQLKADARPITAVPSAVACPVDGVLEDSGEIRADKNIVVKGKVYSMGEMLGDELCLEKYLGGKYLVLYLSPSHYHRIHAPIKGSVVKRWTLGRKSYPVNKWGMKYGKEPLSKNYRTITELQNEAGSLAMVKVGAMFINSIVITDESDELEKGQEFSYFSFGSTVVLLFEKGSFELEGNISIPADVRVGETIGFMRAV